The Thioalkalivibrio nitratireducens DSM 14787 DNA segment ACCCGGTACAGCGCGAGCCGCGCCGCCGCCCGCGACACCGGGTCGACCGGCATCAGCGGCGGATGGGGAAAACGCTCGTCGAGATACTCGGTGATCACATGCGTGCCGTACAGCGCCAGATCCCGATCGACCAGGGTCGGCACCTCGTTGTAGGGATTCAGGTCGGAGAGATCCTCGGGCAGCTCGTCGGGAGCCAGATTGACCACGTCGACCGCGATGTCCTTCTCGGCGAGAATGATGCGGATGCGATGGCAGCGCACGCAGTTGTGCGCCGAAAAAAGGGTCATCACGGAACGTCTGTTGGCGACCAGCGCCATGGCTTTCTCCCCGTCCCCCGCGGTGTGCGGGTCAATACGGCAAACTCCGGCGAATGGCAGGGCACGGTCTGCCCGCACACCGCCCTGTCCTAGTGTACGTCTTTCCAGTATTCCTTTTTCAACAGGTAGGCAAACCCAAGGAAAACCAGCAGGAACAGCATCACGTACATCCCGATGCGCTGGCGCTCGGCCTGCATCGGTTCGGCCAGGTAGGAGAGAAAGGTCACCAGGTCGCGTATTGCACGATCGTACTCCGGTCCGCTGAGCATCCCGGCCTCCACCACCTGCAGCCGAACATTCCCCTCACGGTCAACGTGCTTCTCCTGCCAGCCCTGCAGCTCCCACAGGGGATGTGGCATCCCGACGTTCTCGAACACCGCGTTGTTCACACCCAGCGGCCGCGACTCGTCCAGGTAGAAGCTGCGCAGGAAACTGTACAGCCAGTCTTGGCCCCGCACGCGGGCGACCAGTGTAAGGTCGGGCGTCGCGATGCCAAAGGCCTCTTCGCCATAGGCGGCGGTCATCGCATTGGTAATGAGCGACCCGGGCGCCACCAGTTCGCCCTCCTCGTCGGTGGTGAAGATCATCGACTGGATGAGCTGGTTCTCGGTCAGGCCGAGGTCGTCCCCCACGCGGCTGTAGCGCATGTACTGCGCCGAATGACATCCCACACAATAGTTGAAGAAGAGCTGGGCACCGCGCTGCAGCGAGGCTTGGTTGGTCACATCCACGTTCACGCGGTCCAGCGGGACGGCAGGACCCGCCGCCTGAAGGGACACGGGGCCCAGCGCCAGAACGGCCAGGGCAAGAATGGCGATCAGCGGTTTCATCAGGCGGTCACCCTTGCTGGAACGGGACGGTCTCGACCCATGTTGCGCGCGAAGGCGGGCACAACCATGGTGACGAACAGGTAGGCGGTGGGCAGCAGCCAGGCGGTCAACAACAGCTGGGCGTTGGCCGGGTCAAAACGCGTGTAGTCGTACAGCGAATAGAGCCCGACCAATACCACGAAGGACAGCAGGGTGAAGACTGCGGACCGCTCCCGGCTGTGGAACCACAGCAGCCAGAAGAAGAGGAAGTACATCACGCCGAAGCGCAGCGTCAGCTCACCGTACAGCGTGGTCACCTGCTGCAGCCCCAGATAGCCGAGAACCACGAAGGTCACGACGAACACCGCGAGGTTCAGCTTGTGCGCAAAGGAGCGGTAGCGGATGGACTTGACCGGGTTCCGGTCGATCCAGGGCACGAAGAACAGGATCGTCACCGCAGCCCCCATCGCAACCACGCCCAGGAACGGGTCCGGCACCGCACGCAGGATCGAATAGAACGAGGTGAAGTACCAAACCGGCGGGATCAGGTCCGGAGTGACCAGCGGGTCGGCCGGAATCATGTTCGCGGGCTTCAGGAACAGGCCGCCCATCTCCGGCGCGAAGAACACCACCGCGAAAAACGCGATGAAAAATACGCCGACACCGACCAAATCCTTCACGGTGTAGTAGGGATGGAACGGGATCCCGTCGCGGGGAATTCCGTTTTCGTCCTTGTTCGCCTTGATCTCGACGCCGTCGGGGTTGTTGGAGCCCACCTCGTGCAGCGCGATCACGTGCGCGACGATCAACAGCAGCAGCACCAGCGGCAGTGCGATCACGTGCAGCGCGAAGAAGCGGGTCAGGGTCGCATCGGAGAGCAGGAAATCGCCGCGGATCCAGGTCACCAGGTCGGGGCCGATGTAGGGGATGGTCGCGAACAGGTTCACGATCACCTGTGCTCCCCAGTACGACATCTGGCCCCAGGGCAGCAGGTAGCCGGCGAAGGCTTCGGCCATCAACACCACGTAGATCAGTACACCGAAGATCCAGATCAGTTCGCGCGGCTTCTTGTAGGATCCGTAGAGCAGCGCGCGGAACATATGCAAGTAGACCACGACGAAGAAGAACGACGCGCCGGTGGAATGCATGTACCGGATCAGCCAGCCCCATTCTACGTCGCGCATGATGTACTCGACCGACGCGAAGGCCAGTTCGGCATCGGGCTTGAAGAACATCGTCAGGAAAATGCCGGTCACGATCTGGATCACCAGCACCAGCAGGGCAAGCGAACCGAAGTAGTACCAGAAGTTGAAATTCTTCGGCGCGTAATAGCGCGCGAGGTGGTCATTCCAGAGCTGGGACAGCGGAAAACGGGCATCCACCCAGCCCAGCAGCCCTCCCTGGATCTTGTCAGCCGTATTGCCAGCCATTATGCAGTGCCTCCTTCGGCGTGCTCACCCACGAGGATCACGTCGTCGCTGAGGTAACGGTGCGGAGGCACCTCCAGGTTCAATGCAGCCGGCATGTTGCGGTACACGCGGCCCGCCATGTCGAAACGGGAGCCGTGGCAGCCGCAGAACCAGCCGCCCGGCCAGTCGCTACCGAGCTCCGCCGCGCCGATTTCCGGACGAAACGCGGGCGAGCAGCCCAGGTGCGTGCACAGCCCGATCAGAACCAGGATCTCCGGCTTGATCGAGCGGTACGTGTTCTGGGCATACTCGGGTTGCTGGGCCGCCACCTCGGAATCGGGGTCGCGCAGCCGGCCATGGATCTCCGGCAGCAATTCGAGCATCTCCGGGGTGCGCCGGACCACCCAGACGGGCCGACCACGCCAGGCCACACTGATGCGCTGCCCCGGCTCGATCTGCGTGACGTTCACCTCCACCGGCGCGCCGGCGGCCTGAGCCCGCGCGCTCGGCTGCAAGGAGGCTACGAAGGGCACGGCCAGTGCCGCTACCCCCGCACCGCCGACCACCGTGGTCGCCGCCACCAGAAACCGGCGCCGCCTTCGGTCCACGCCTTGGTCTGCCATCTTGCTATCTCCAGCTGAGGTTTCGGATGCGTTGGCGATGCCCGCATCGCCATTTTCCGGGGCCACCCGGAATCGGCTGCACAGGGGATCGCGGGCCCGTTCGGGGCCGATAAAATCCGATAGAATTCACTAACACGCTAATGGGGTCAAGCGGGGTAGTGGCCAGACGCACATCGGCCCGACCGGACGAAAAGTTCGCGCGCGAACCGGCATCAAGCCCCAACGCATTGCTTCAAAAAGAGTTTACGAAATCCGCTGCAGGCGCTAAGCGGGATTCGGAAGGTCAACGAAACGGTGCTCCACACCGAAGCGCTCGGCGCACCAGTCGCCGAGCGCCCGCGGCCCGTAACGCTCGGTCGCGTGGTGCCCGGCGGCGATATAGTGGATGCCCAGTTCGCGGGCCTCGTGCGTGGTCTGCTCGGAGATCTCGCCGCTGACATACGCGTCGGCCCCGGCTGCGGCCGCGTCGACCAGCAGCGACTGTGCCGCGCCGGTGCACCAGGCCACGCGCCCCACCGGGTCGGCCCCGCTGTCGATCCACAGCGGCGTGCGCCCGAGCGCGGACTCGATCCGGGCCGCGAACTCGCGGGCCGGGATCGGCTCGGGCAGGCGCCCCACCAGGCCGACGCCGTCCGCACGCAGCACGTCTTCGGTTTCGAGCCCGAGACGCAGCGCCAGCTGCGCGTTGTTCCCGAGCCGCGGGTGCGCATCCAACGGCAGATGATAGGCCACCAGGTTGATCTCATGGCGCAGCAGGGTCTGCAGGCGACGGCGCTTCATTCCGGTGACCGGCTGGGGTTCGCCCCGCCAGAAGTAGCCGTGGTGCACCAGCAAGAGGTCCGCCTCGAGCGCTACCGCGGCCTCGATCAGCGCCAGCGAGGCCGTGACGCCGCTGACG contains these protein-coding regions:
- a CDS encoding cytochrome b — its product is MAGNTADKIQGGLLGWVDARFPLSQLWNDHLARYYAPKNFNFWYYFGSLALLVLVIQIVTGIFLTMFFKPDAELAFASVEYIMRDVEWGWLIRYMHSTGASFFFVVVYLHMFRALLYGSYKKPRELIWIFGVLIYVVLMAEAFAGYLLPWGQMSYWGAQVIVNLFATIPYIGPDLVTWIRGDFLLSDATLTRFFALHVIALPLVLLLLIVAHVIALHEVGSNNPDGVEIKANKDENGIPRDGIPFHPYYTVKDLVGVGVFFIAFFAVVFFAPEMGGLFLKPANMIPADPLVTPDLIPPVWYFTSFYSILRAVPDPFLGVVAMGAAVTILFFVPWIDRNPVKSIRYRSFAHKLNLAVFVVTFVVLGYLGLQQVTTLYGELTLRFGVMYFLFFWLLWFHSRERSAVFTLLSFVVLVGLYSLYDYTRFDPANAQLLLTAWLLPTAYLFVTMVVPAFARNMGRDRPVPARVTA
- a CDS encoding glutathione S-transferase N-terminal domain-containing protein, with protein sequence MALVANRRSVMTLFSAHNCVRCHRIRIILAEKDIAVDVVNLAPDELPEDLSDLNPYNEVPTLVDRDLALYGTHVITEYLDERFPHPPLMPVDPVSRAAARLALYRVERDWYAGMDLIAQSSGAALTKARKMLRESLLNATEIFELKPYFLSDEFSIVDAAIAPVMWRLPWAGIAIDTLPKAIQVYADRVCQRESFRMSLTEAERELRE
- the petA gene encoding ubiquinol-cytochrome c reductase iron-sulfur subunit is translated as MADQGVDRRRRRFLVAATTVVGGAGVAALAVPFVASLQPSARAQAAGAPVEVNVTQIEPGQRISVAWRGRPVWVVRRTPEMLELLPEIHGRLRDPDSEVAAQQPEYAQNTYRSIKPEILVLIGLCTHLGCSPAFRPEIGAAELGSDWPGGWFCGCHGSRFDMAGRVYRNMPAALNLEVPPHRYLSDDVILVGEHAEGGTA
- a CDS encoding cytochrome c1, producing the protein MKPLIAILALAVLALGPVSLQAAGPAVPLDRVNVDVTNQASLQRGAQLFFNYCVGCHSAQYMRYSRVGDDLGLTENQLIQSMIFTTDEEGELVAPGSLITNAMTAAYGEEAFGIATPDLTLVARVRGQDWLYSFLRSFYLDESRPLGVNNAVFENVGMPHPLWELQGWQEKHVDREGNVRLQVVEAGMLSGPEYDRAIRDLVTFLSYLAEPMQAERQRIGMYVMLFLLVFLGFAYLLKKEYWKDVH
- a CDS encoding Nif3-like dinuclear metal center hexameric protein; this encodes MPDCADRDALLRALDTELESQRFQDYCPNGLQVEGRSEIRRIVSGVTASLALIEAAVALEADLLLVHHGYFWRGEPQPVTGMKRRRLQTLLRHEINLVAYHLPLDAHPRLGNNAQLALRLGLETEDVLRADGVGLVGRLPEPIPAREFAARIESALGRTPLWIDSGADPVGRVAWCTGAAQSLLVDAAAAGADAYVSGEISEQTTHEARELGIHYIAAGHHATERYGPRALGDWCAERFGVEHRFVDLPNPA